One Thioclava electrotropha DNA segment encodes these proteins:
- a CDS encoding site-specific integrase produces MPKLTKRVVETLPVLERDYISFDSEVNGFGVRVLPSGRRSYLVQYRSGGRTRRIAIGQHGAITVDEARRKARELLGSVAAGKNPAEVIAQHRGAPTLSSVGERFLHEHVAVHCKPSTAREYRRALELFAYPAMGNHKIIDVNRADIAKLHHANRARPYQANRTLGVLSKLFTLCEVWGLRPDGSNPCRHVPKYREEKRERFLSKIELLRLGETLTACEAEGTETVFVVAAFRLLILTGCRLSEIQTLKWSFVSGRYLELPDSKTGARRIPLPPAAQAVLERLPRRDGNPFVIAGALAGQRVTDLQKPWRRIRKSAGLEDVRIHDLRHTYASNAVANGMPIQMVGKLLGHTQIQTTMRYAHLADDPVMQAAERNAAMLSGAMNGA; encoded by the coding sequence ATGCCGAAATTGACCAAGCGTGTGGTTGAGACGCTGCCCGTGCTGGAAAGGGACTACATCAGCTTTGACAGCGAGGTAAATGGCTTCGGTGTCCGGGTACTTCCCAGCGGGCGGCGTTCATATCTGGTGCAATATCGCAGTGGCGGGCGGACGAGACGGATCGCTATCGGCCAGCATGGCGCGATTACCGTAGACGAGGCGCGCAGGAAAGCCAGAGAGTTGCTCGGCTCTGTCGCCGCTGGCAAGAACCCCGCCGAAGTGATCGCCCAACATCGTGGTGCTCCTACGCTCTCTAGTGTCGGTGAGCGTTTTCTTCATGAGCATGTTGCGGTGCACTGCAAGCCCTCCACTGCGCGGGAGTATCGACGTGCGCTAGAGCTGTTTGCCTACCCCGCAATGGGCAACCACAAAATCATCGACGTTAACCGCGCTGACATTGCCAAGCTGCATCACGCGAATCGGGCGCGCCCCTATCAGGCAAACCGAACGCTCGGCGTTCTGTCTAAGTTATTTACGCTCTGCGAGGTCTGGGGGTTGCGGCCAGACGGGTCGAACCCTTGTCGCCACGTGCCCAAGTATCGGGAAGAGAAACGAGAACGCTTTCTAAGCAAAATTGAACTGCTTCGACTAGGCGAGACGCTGACTGCATGTGAGGCCGAGGGCACCGAAACCGTCTTCGTCGTCGCGGCTTTCCGTCTGCTGATCCTAACAGGATGCCGATTGAGCGAGATACAAACGCTGAAATGGTCTTTCGTGAGTGGTCGATACCTCGAGCTGCCCGACAGCAAGACCGGTGCGCGACGAATTCCTTTGCCGCCAGCAGCACAGGCCGTTCTTGAGCGTTTGCCGCGTCGCGACGGAAATCCGTTTGTGATCGCAGGTGCCCTAGCCGGTCAGCGCGTCACCGATCTCCAAAAACCATGGCGTCGCATTCGAAAATCCGCAGGCCTCGAAGACGTGCGCATCCACGATCTGCGCCATACTTACGCCTCGAACGCTGTTGCAAATGGCATGCCAATCCAGATGGTCGGAAAGCTGCTTGGACATACGCAGATACAGACGACTATGCGTTACGCCCATCTGGCGGATGACCCTGTGATGCAAGCAGCTGAACGGAATGCGGCGATGTTGAGCGGAGCAATGAATGGTGCCTGA
- a CDS encoding recombinase family protein, translating into MTRVAIYARFSTQMQREASIEDQVRLCQERAARDDWTVSEVFSDMALSGATILRPGLQSLLEQAGRGAFDIVLAEALDRLSRDQADVATLYKRLTFHGVKIVTLAEGEVTELHVGLKGTMNQLFLKDLAAKTRRGLRGRVESGHSGGGNSYGYDVVRRLGPDGLPVTGERTINPTEAEIIKRIFKEFSEGHSPKAIAKRLNADHVPGPRGALWRDTAIRGHRIRGTGLLNNELYIGRLVWNRLRYMKDPETGKRVSRRNPPQEWIINEVPDLRIIDDNLWEAVKRRQGEIDAEPRVQAIRATRFWEKKRKVHLLTGLLRCGCCGGGFAAVGKDYLACSAARKLGTCTQRRSFKRGELEALVLDLLRERLMQPRAVAAFIAAYGEEVNAGRSEETAKRARHEAELAQLTRRLEGLYDAIADGLRTAGLMAKLEDLEARKIIVEAELTAPQPSPVRLHPGLSEIYRRKVTDLAQTLSDPAIRTAALETIRGLISSVTIHVDGEKVTVELEGAITALIGLAQPEAAQRLDPSSVEVVAGVGFEPTTFRL; encoded by the coding sequence ATGACCCGAGTTGCCATTTACGCCCGTTTCTCAACCCAGATGCAGCGCGAAGCCTCGATCGAAGACCAGGTTCGCCTGTGCCAGGAACGCGCCGCACGCGACGACTGGACGGTGAGCGAGGTATTTTCCGATATGGCGCTTTCGGGCGCGACCATTCTGCGCCCGGGGCTGCAAAGCCTCTTGGAGCAAGCGGGCCGCGGGGCCTTCGACATCGTGCTCGCCGAAGCCCTCGATCGCCTCAGCCGCGACCAGGCCGATGTCGCGACGCTCTACAAAAGGCTCACGTTTCATGGGGTGAAGATCGTGACGCTTGCGGAGGGCGAGGTCACCGAGCTGCATGTGGGCCTCAAGGGCACGATGAACCAGCTCTTCCTCAAGGATCTTGCAGCCAAAACCCGCCGCGGCCTGCGCGGCCGTGTTGAAAGCGGGCATTCCGGTGGCGGCAATAGCTATGGCTATGACGTGGTGCGCCGCCTCGGGCCAGACGGCCTGCCGGTTACGGGAGAGAGAACGATCAACCCCACTGAGGCCGAGATCATCAAGCGCATTTTCAAGGAGTTCAGCGAAGGTCATTCGCCCAAAGCCATCGCCAAGCGCCTGAACGCGGACCATGTCCCCGGCCCGCGTGGCGCGCTCTGGCGTGATACCGCCATCCGTGGCCATCGGATCCGGGGCACGGGGCTTCTCAATAACGAGCTCTATATCGGGCGCCTCGTCTGGAACAGGCTGCGCTACATGAAGGATCCCGAGACCGGTAAACGCGTCTCACGGCGCAATCCGCCGCAGGAATGGATCATCAATGAGGTCCCGGATCTGCGGATTATCGACGACAACCTCTGGGAAGCGGTGAAGCGTCGGCAGGGCGAGATCGATGCCGAGCCCCGAGTACAGGCGATCCGAGCAACAAGGTTCTGGGAGAAGAAGCGCAAGGTCCATTTGCTGACGGGTCTTCTGCGCTGCGGCTGCTGCGGAGGTGGCTTCGCGGCCGTGGGCAAGGATTACCTCGCCTGCTCGGCGGCACGCAAGCTCGGCACCTGCACGCAGCGCCGCTCGTTCAAGCGCGGAGAGCTTGAGGCCCTTGTTCTCGACCTGCTCCGCGAGCGCTTGATGCAGCCCAGAGCGGTCGCCGCCTTCATTGCTGCCTACGGAGAAGAGGTGAATGCTGGGCGCTCGGAGGAGACCGCCAAACGCGCGCGCCATGAGGCTGAACTCGCACAGCTCACTCGTCGGTTGGAAGGTCTCTACGACGCCATTGCTGACGGCCTGCGCACGGCCGGGCTCATGGCGAAGCTCGAAGACCTGGAAGCGCGCAAGATCATCGTCGAGGCAGAACTGACAGCGCCCCAACCTTCTCCGGTGCGTCTTCACCCGGGGCTGAGCGAGATTTATCGACGCAAGGTTACGGACCTCGCACAGACGCTTTCCGACCCTGCAATCCGCACGGCGGCGCTTGAGACCATCCGAGGTCTCATCAGTTCGGTGACAATACATGTCGATGGAGAGAAGGTTACAGTCGAACTCGAGGGCGCCATCACGGCGCTCATTGGACTTGCCCAGCCCGAAGCTGCGCAGCGTCTTGATCCAAGTTCGGTAGAAGTGGTTGCGGGAGTAGGATTTGAACCTACGACCTTCAGGTTATGA
- a CDS encoding tyrosine-type recombinase/integrase, whose protein sequence is MSLILPIEDWPEADRVMWATLRAQGGPLDDHGALAHLRASSLETLGIRYGRWLGWLSRTERDALRLPPAERASLPRLQAWLADLAHTAPMTRLMFVDGVIRVLSAAAPDADWVMHRRLRGALKLEAGRGEPTRKRGRIVSTRVLLEAGLHHAGPLADAAETPLEAMKRRRDGTMIALLALMPMRRRSFCELTLGQSVLVMNDEITISLSEEMTKTGVAWEASVPWQVEPVLRRYIEDVRPYLMARGNQDHARLWVGKKGEIPEENYLGSRIGDLTLQLTGKRIPPHFFRDAAATTLARLSPDAARLIRPVLAHSGFKTAERHYIHAQTIEAGRDYAALVKSLKGGKS, encoded by the coding sequence ATGAGCCTCATTCTTCCCATCGAAGACTGGCCCGAAGCAGATCGGGTCATGTGGGCCACGCTGCGCGCGCAAGGCGGGCCTCTCGACGATCATGGCGCACTCGCGCATCTGCGCGCGAGCTCCCTCGAGACACTGGGCATAAGATATGGCCGCTGGCTGGGGTGGCTCTCCCGCACAGAACGCGATGCCTTGAGGCTGCCGCCTGCAGAACGTGCCTCCCTGCCGCGCCTTCAAGCCTGGCTCGCGGATTTGGCGCATACCGCGCCAATGACCCGGTTGATGTTTGTCGACGGTGTCATTCGTGTCCTCAGCGCCGCTGCACCAGATGCGGACTGGGTCATGCATCGCCGCTTGCGCGGGGCCCTGAAGCTTGAGGCCGGTCGCGGCGAACCTACACGCAAGCGTGGCCGCATCGTCTCCACAAGAGTGCTGCTTGAGGCAGGCCTGCACCACGCGGGGCCGCTCGCCGACGCAGCGGAGACTCCGCTCGAGGCGATGAAGCGACGTCGCGATGGAACGATGATCGCGCTGCTGGCCCTGATGCCGATGCGCCGTCGGTCCTTCTGTGAGCTCACGCTCGGCCAATCGGTTCTCGTCATGAATGACGAGATCACCATTTCGCTTTCCGAGGAGATGACCAAAACGGGCGTAGCTTGGGAAGCCTCCGTCCCATGGCAGGTCGAGCCCGTCCTGCGACGCTATATCGAAGATGTCCGCCCCTACCTGATGGCGCGCGGCAATCAGGACCATGCCCGACTCTGGGTGGGCAAGAAGGGTGAGATTCCGGAGGAGAACTATCTGGGATCCCGTATCGGCGATCTCACCCTACAGCTCACCGGCAAACGGATCCCGCCGCATTTCTTCCGCGATGCCGCGGCGACGACGCTGGCGCGGCTCTCGCCCGATGCAGCGCGTCTGATCCGCCCGGTCTTGGCGCATTCAGGGTTCAAGACGGCAGAACGCCATTACATTCATGCCCAGACTATCGAGGCCGGCCGCGATTACGCTGCACTCGTCAAAAGCCTGAAGGGAGGCAAATCATGA